One Spinacia oleracea cultivar Varoflay chromosome 4, BTI_SOV_V1, whole genome shotgun sequence DNA segment encodes these proteins:
- the LOC110797954 gene encoding uncharacterized protein, with protein MGGGGAMRAAAKVAGIGAFSGGFRASGLAENPVNLAARNAVRPVSSGLSSTSSLTVEDTVQRPAWEIDDWEFAGSEDEFVVDRNVSGNPRLVFGPVPTIEEAKEATFELKDALDQIYLSSPKSAESVESFPVVQETKACITQEPHMRKNLMQTFKLFNENPAVQTVVTSIACDPNVWSAVMQNRVLMEFLESEKKSTVLDCPGFEGQESSKSAADCSDSNDSKRPDGLMDWLENMKLNVVDMVQSLTDMVQSWFAVPEGNKKAEFGNDNSRSYVAGGSFMALAMMVIMVVVMKRA; from the exons ATGGGCGGCGGTGGAGCGATGAGGGCTGCGGCGAAGGTGGCCGGAATTGGAGCTTTTTCTGGCGGATTTCGCGCCAGTGGATTGGCCGAAAATCCGGTTAACTTAGCGGCTAGGAATGCGGTCCGACCGGTTTCTTCAGGGTTGTCGTCGACCAGCAGTTTGACTGTTGAAGATACGGTTCAGAGGCCGGCATGGGAAATTGATGATTGGGAATTTGCTGGTAGTGAAGATGAATTTGTTGTGGACCGGAATGTTTCGGGTAACCCGCGATTAGTTTTTGGACCGGTTCCGACAATTGAAGAGGCTAAAGAGGCTACTTTTGAACTCAAAGACGCTCTTGATCA GATATATCTCTCTTCGCCAAAATCTGCTGAAAGTGTGGAGTCTTTCCCAGTTGTTCAGGAGACAAAAGCTTGCATCACTCAGGAGCCACATATGCGAAAAAATTTAATGCAAACATTTAAGCTGTTCAACGAAAACCCTGCTGTCCAG ACTGTAGTTACTTCAATTGCTTGTGATCCTAACGTGTGGAGTGCTGTGATGCAAAACCGAGTTCTCATGGAATTCCTCGAGTCAGAGAAAAAAT CTACTGTACTTGATTGTCCCGGGTTTGAGGGTCAAGAGTCTTCAAAGAGTGCAGCAGATTGTTCGGATTCTAATGATTCCAAAAGGCCTGATGGTTTGATGGATTGGCTAGAAAATATGAAACTTAATGTAGTCGATATGGTTCAAAGCTTGACTGATATGGTCCAAAGCTGGTTTGCCGTTCCAGAGGGGAACAAAAAGGCTGAATTTGGTAATGATAATTCCAGGAGTTATGTGGCTGGTGGTTCATTTATGGCGCTTGCCATGATGGTGATCATGGTGGTGGTGATGAAGCGAGCTTAG
- the LOC130471950 gene encoding uncharacterized protein, with protein sequence MDRGSRLTDEHGRKLDCSFTVEDIKRVLDAIPSSKALGMDGFNSYFFKEVWGTIKEDDIVKMNRNSQHVPCCLMKLDLQKAYDTVDWNFLEEVMTNLSFPTHFIQLVMTCLTTTQYSVLINGVPTELIQPTREVIQVFFFVMLEGFKLFSSTTGLQVNAANSSIYCCGISQADKETISHLSGFKFGTLPFKYLGVPISTGKLKSCECEALVEKMTLRIKIWSSRHISFAGRIQLINSVLMSICVYWAQMFIFPKAVLKKINVICRSYLWHGSYDDGRPGAVAWDKLCWPKSHGGLGFRNLLLWNQAAMGKLAWAVAKKQDNLWVRWVHAVYVKRKVWAEFTPSSTTSWVVKYICQVKHWCNLRFSA encoded by the exons ATGGATAGAGGTTCTAGACTGACTGATGAACACGGGAGGAAATTAGATTGCTCTTTCACAGTTGAGGATATCAAGAGGGTTCTAGATGCTATCCCTAGCTCCAAAGCTCTTGGAATGGATGGTTTTAATAGCTATTTCTTCAAAGAAGTTTGGGGTACCATCAAAGAGGAT GATATTGTGAAAATGAATAGGAACAGTCAGCATGTCCCTTGTTGCTTGATGAAACTAGACCTGCAAAAAGCCTATGATACTGTTGATTGGAACTTCTTGGAGGAAGTTATGACTAACTTGAGTTTTCCTACTCATTTCATTCAGCTAGTTATGACTTGCCTCACCACCACTCAGTATTCAGTTTTGATAAATGGTGTTCCAACAGAGTTGATTCAACCAACCAGAG AGGTGATCcaagtgtttttttttgtgatGTTGGAGGGGTTTAAGCTTTTCTCTAGTACAACTGGCTTGCAAGTAAATGCAGCCAACTCCTCTATTTACTGTTGTGGTATCAGCCAAGCAGATAAAGAAACAATCAGTCATTTATCTGGGTTTAAGTTTGGCACTCTTCCTTTCAAATACTTGGGGGTTCCCATTAGCACTGGCAAGCTCAAAAGTTGTGAATGTGAAGCCCTTGTGGAAAAAATGACTCTAAGAATTAAAATCTGGAGTTCTAGGCATATCTCATTTGCTGGAAGAATTCAGTTGATTAACTCAGTTTTGATGAGCATTTGTGTTTATTGGGCACAAATGTTCATTTTCCCCAAAGCTGTACTGAAAAAGATCAATGTTATATGCAGATCCTACCTTTGGCATGGTTCTTATGATGATGGTAGACCTGGTGCAGTGGCATGGGATAAGCTTTGTTGGCCTAAATCTCATGGTGGTCTAGGTTTCAGAAACCTCCTCTTGTGGAATCAAGCTGCAATGGGTAAGCTGGCTTGGGCAGTGGCAAAGAAACAAGATAATCTCTGGGTCAGATGGGTGCATGCAGTTTATGTCAAGAGAAAAGTGTGGGCTGAGTTCACCCCCTCCTCCACAACAAGTTGGGTGGTGAAGTATATTTGTCAAGTCAAACACTGGTGCAATTTGAGATTCTCAGCTTAG